In the Phaeobacter gallaeciensis genome, one interval contains:
- a CDS encoding NAD-dependent epimerase/dehydratase family protein has translation MASETRIGLIGAGYIATWHADALKATPNVRIAAVCDVNETAAKGFAGRYGAQVFTSVDDLIASGSCDAVHILTPPHLHRALAIKCLEGGLDVLVEKPVAESAAETREIEAAATKAGKRFCAGHNFLGLPSYQKMKKDMRAGAYGRVSGCDISWALPLAPLRSGPYNLWLLREPKNLLLELGPHLFAFAHDLFGPVEVQHAEAEWPVALPGEDMRPQGFRILARAGLVQITFTLAMVETTDNRSVTLRGSSARARLDYAQDVLVVERENTSDLVANPLRRQLDLSRQHLWQGIGNAAVQTASLNTKNPYGRSFLGMNAALYAAGPGAAHAKPYAGETAVEVMQAIDDAIALLPEKVLRAAAPAVQTRKPKPSVMVIGGTGFIGRALTRRIVADGRDVRVLSRSRSGPFPDLPDQVETVSASLHDLEALTAAMQGIEVVFNLAKALENTWEDCLINDVGVATRIAEACQMADVKRLIYTGTIASYDMSNPGQTITEETGFAEDLTDRNLYARSKAECEKQLMKLHRERGLPVTIARPGIVVGPGGPLQHWGIGRWHGAGAVRIWGHGRNILPFVLNEDIADGLVRMMDAPVEGQSFNLIGEPMLSARNYFDAIETALGARIRVNSGNLYAFYASDAVKYALKKYALRRSGVIRPSLADWKSRAHYSPFSNEKPKQVLGWKPETDRAVFVEKAIANANLFGF, from the coding sequence ATGGCGAGCGAAACCCGCATAGGCCTGATTGGCGCCGGATATATTGCCACCTGGCATGCGGACGCCCTCAAGGCGACGCCGAATGTGCGGATCGCGGCAGTCTGCGATGTCAATGAAACCGCGGCCAAAGGGTTCGCAGGACGATATGGTGCGCAGGTCTTTACCTCTGTCGATGATCTGATCGCTTCTGGTAGCTGCGACGCCGTGCATATCCTGACCCCGCCGCATCTGCACCGGGCGCTGGCCATCAAGTGCCTTGAAGGCGGGCTCGATGTGTTGGTTGAAAAACCGGTTGCTGAATCAGCGGCCGAGACCCGCGAGATCGAGGCGGCAGCCACCAAAGCAGGCAAGCGGTTTTGCGCCGGGCACAACTTTCTGGGTCTTCCCTCCTATCAAAAGATGAAAAAGGACATGCGCGCTGGGGCCTACGGACGGGTGTCTGGCTGTGACATCAGTTGGGCGTTGCCGCTCGCACCGCTCCGCTCTGGGCCTTATAATCTTTGGCTTTTGCGCGAGCCAAAAAACCTCCTGCTTGAACTAGGGCCGCATCTTTTTGCCTTTGCGCATGATCTTTTTGGTCCTGTCGAGGTGCAGCATGCCGAGGCGGAATGGCCCGTCGCCTTGCCTGGAGAGGATATGCGCCCGCAGGGCTTCCGGATCCTTGCGCGGGCTGGCCTCGTGCAGATCACCTTTACCCTTGCCATGGTCGAAACAACCGACAACCGAAGCGTGACGCTCCGCGGATCCAGCGCGCGGGCGCGGCTGGACTATGCGCAGGACGTGCTTGTTGTTGAGCGGGAAAACACATCAGACTTGGTGGCCAACCCGCTGCGTAGACAACTGGACCTGTCCCGCCAGCACCTGTGGCAGGGGATAGGGAACGCGGCGGTTCAGACTGCGTCACTCAACACCAAAAACCCATACGGGCGCAGCTTTCTTGGCATGAATGCGGCCCTTTATGCAGCGGGTCCCGGCGCGGCGCATGCAAAGCCTTATGCTGGCGAAACCGCGGTTGAGGTCATGCAGGCGATCGACGATGCTATCGCTCTATTGCCCGAAAAGGTTTTGCGTGCCGCCGCACCTGCCGTTCAAACCAGAAAACCAAAGCCAAGCGTCATGGTGATCGGCGGAACCGGTTTCATCGGCCGAGCACTGACACGGCGCATTGTCGCCGACGGCCGCGATGTGCGGGTCCTGTCACGCAGCCGCTCTGGCCCGTTTCCTGATCTTCCCGACCAGGTGGAAACCGTGAGCGCCTCGCTACACGATCTGGAGGCATTGACCGCAGCAATGCAGGGGATCGAGGTGGTGTTCAATTTAGCAAAGGCGCTCGAAAACACATGGGAGGATTGCCTGATCAACGACGTGGGGGTTGCGACACGCATCGCCGAAGCCTGCCAAATGGCAGATGTCAAACGGTTGATCTACACTGGCACCATCGCAAGCTATGACATGTCGAACCCAGGACAAACCATCACCGAAGAGACGGGATTTGCAGAGGATCTGACCGACCGCAATCTCTATGCGCGGTCCAAGGCAGAATGCGAAAAGCAGCTGATGAAGCTCCACCGCGAGCGCGGGCTGCCTGTTACAATTGCCCGTCCCGGCATCGTCGTCGGGCCAGGCGGACCGCTCCAGCACTGGGGGATCGGTCGCTGGCACGGTGCCGGGGCGGTTCGCATTTGGGGGCACGGGCGCAATATCCTGCCCTTCGTCCTGAACGAAGATATTGCAGATGGACTTGTCCGGATGATGGATGCCCCGGTCGAAGGGCAGAGTTTCAATCTCATCGGTGAGCCGATGCTTTCCGCGCGTAACTATTTTGACGCCATCGAGACCGCGCTCGGCGCCAGAATCCGCGTGAACTCCGGCAACCTGTATGCATTCTACGCGTCGGATGCGGTCAAATATGCGCTCAAGAAATATGCTCTGCGCCGATCCGGCGTAATCCGACCCAGCCTCGCAGATTGGAAAAGCCGAGCACATTATTCGCCATTCAGCAATGAAAAGCCAAAACAGGTACTCGGCTGGAAACCGGAAACCGACCGTGCGGTGTTCGTTGAGAAAGCCATAGCCAATGCGAACTTGTTTGGGTTTTGA
- a CDS encoding glycosyltransferase, with product MTPVDIVLIGRNEGARLIACLDSVQGQARHIVYVDSGSDDDSLHEARKRNAKVVELDMSIPFTAARARNAGFDALEEPELVLFIDGDCVLVSGFVEAARDYLNDHPEVGMVTGWRSEIHPEASPYNLFCDWEWHRPPGEIMACGGDMMVRAALWQAVGGMNPQVIAAEDDEICCRFRKSGHTLWRIPSDMTRHDADMLRFGQWWTRAVRTGHGFAQVHHLHPDYFTTECRRAYVYALALPLFAITAAAAWWPFSLPILAVYALNWARSTAGLRGDGIPLTKARYLGFLLTLSKFPNLIGMVQFHLRRLTGRDMRIIEYK from the coding sequence ATGACGCCGGTCGATATCGTTCTCATCGGGCGCAACGAGGGCGCGCGTCTGATTGCATGCCTCGACTCGGTCCAGGGGCAGGCTCGGCACATTGTCTATGTGGACAGCGGCTCAGACGATGACAGCCTTCACGAGGCTCGCAAGCGCAACGCCAAAGTGGTGGAGCTGGATATGTCGATCCCCTTCACCGCGGCGCGTGCGCGAAACGCGGGGTTTGACGCGCTGGAGGAGCCCGAGCTTGTCCTGTTCATCGATGGCGACTGTGTTCTGGTATCCGGGTTCGTAGAGGCCGCGCGCGATTATCTGAACGATCATCCCGAGGTCGGTATGGTAACCGGCTGGCGCTCCGAGATCCATCCGGAGGCCAGCCCCTATAACCTTTTCTGTGATTGGGAATGGCATCGTCCGCCGGGCGAAATCATGGCCTGCGGGGGCGATATGATGGTTCGTGCTGCGCTATGGCAGGCCGTGGGCGGTATGAACCCGCAAGTGATCGCTGCCGAAGACGATGAGATCTGCTGCCGTTTTCGCAAATCCGGCCATACCCTCTGGCGCATACCCAGTGACATGACACGTCATGATGCTGATATGCTGCGGTTTGGTCAGTGGTGGACGCGGGCGGTGCGCACCGGCCACGGCTTTGCGCAGGTGCATCATCTTCATCCTGACTATTTCACCACAGAATGCAGGCGCGCCTATGTTTACGCCCTTGCGCTACCGCTCTTCGCAATCACTGCGGCTGCGGCGTGGTGGCCGTTCAGCCTGCCCATTCTGGCGGTCTATGCGCTCAATTGGGCACGCTCAACGGCGGGATTGCGCGGGGATGGCATTCCGCTCACCAAGGCAAGATACCTTGGCTTTCTGCTGACCCTATCAAAATTTCCGAACCTGATCGGCATGGTGCAATTTCACCTGCGCCGCCTAACCGGGCGCGACATGCGCATCATCGAGTACAAGTAA
- a CDS encoding glycosyltransferase family 4 protein has protein sequence MTLPKLAYLTGEYPRASDTFIQREVAALRALGHDVLTCSIRTTGAEHLVGPEQRQEHALTFKVLGACKKPLRLLRAHLRWMRNPGRYLAALRLAWKTAPRGVKGRLYNLIYFLEAGVLADELRRQEVDHLHNHIATAACTVAMLASELSGIPYSFTIHGPDIFFNPNHWRIDEKAARARFVACISEFCRSQLMCFADQSHWARFHIIHCGIDPGRYTSAPHKGANLLFVGRLAAVKGLPILLDALRDRSGDWKLTVIGDGPDRVALEAQAQGLNVDFLGYRSQSEVAEALSSTDVFVLPSFAEGVPVVLMEAMASEVPVVATRIAGIPELVDHATSGLLVPPGDPQELRAALDHMLADSKARQDMGLAGRAKVSDDFNIHTEAARLSRLFTSYASGSPVLEKRP, from the coding sequence ATGACATTGCCGAAGCTTGCCTATCTGACCGGAGAGTACCCGCGCGCTTCGGATACCTTTATCCAGCGTGAAGTCGCGGCGTTGCGGGCGCTGGGTCATGATGTCCTGACCTGCTCGATCCGCACCACGGGGGCCGAGCACCTAGTGGGTCCAGAGCAGCGCCAGGAGCATGCCTTGACCTTCAAGGTACTTGGCGCCTGTAAAAAGCCCCTGCGCCTGCTGCGCGCGCATCTGCGCTGGATGCGAAATCCCGGCCGTTATCTCGCTGCCTTGCGACTGGCCTGGAAAACGGCGCCCCGAGGGGTAAAGGGGCGCCTCTATAACCTGATCTACTTCCTTGAGGCGGGGGTCTTGGCGGATGAGCTGCGCCGACAGGAGGTCGATCACCTGCACAATCACATCGCCACTGCCGCTTGCACTGTGGCAATGCTGGCCTCGGAACTGTCGGGCATCCCCTACAGTTTCACGATCCACGGGCCGGACATCTTTTTCAATCCGAACCATTGGCGGATCGATGAAAAGGCCGCGCGGGCGCGCTTTGTTGCCTGCATCAGCGAATTCTGCCGATCACAGCTGATGTGTTTTGCCGATCAATCCCATTGGGCGCGCTTTCATATCATTCATTGCGGCATTGACCCGGGGCGCTACACTTCTGCGCCTCACAAGGGGGCAAACCTGCTCTTCGTCGGGCGGCTCGCGGCGGTCAAGGGTCTGCCAATTCTGCTTGATGCGTTGCGGGACCGCTCTGGCGACTGGAAACTGACGGTGATCGGAGACGGTCCGGATCGCGTCGCGCTTGAGGCGCAGGCACAGGGGCTAAATGTCGATTTTCTGGGTTACCGTTCGCAATCCGAAGTCGCAGAAGCGCTCTCGAGCACCGACGTCTTTGTCCTGCCCAGCTTTGCCGAAGGGGTGCCCGTGGTATTGATGGAGGCAATGGCCTCGGAGGTGCCGGTTGTTGCAACAAGGATTGCAGGAATACCGGAACTGGTGGATCACGCCACCAGCGGGCTGCTGGTACCGCCCGGCGATCCGCAAGAGCTGCGCGCGGCCCTGGACCATATGTTGGCGGACAGCAAGGCCCGGCAGGACATGGGGCTGGCGGGCCGTGCAAAGGTGTCCGACGATTTCAACATTCATACCGAAGCCGCCCGCCTGTCCCGCCTGTTTACCAGCTATGCAAGCGGCAGCCCCGTTCTGGAGAAGCGTCCATGA
- a CDS encoding NAD-dependent epimerase/dehydratase family protein, translated as MGAVNRILITGASGFVGSAALRAARDQGIEVIALYRGLPHAAWEDDLGITAVKLDLTAADATEQLTPLVSEAGAIIHAAAHLGDDAAAHDRVTLGGTQALLSALENWRGTFVLVSSIAVYDTAALASGDALNETCALTTAQKARDAYSKAKLTQEALVQEVMPDAWLIRPGAVWGAGRTWNALLGFWASKVFVQIGKDGALPLVHVDHLGETLIRAAQKEPKGTVSINVVDDDLPDRRRFVSVHKTLTGWPKFVLPITYDVWLKLARLLRPISAGLPGLFQEPIIRARLMPLRYPNAALRATLGGKDHAPFEEMMAQSIAGEP; from the coding sequence ATGGGCGCAGTGAACCGTATCCTGATCACCGGCGCGAGCGGCTTTGTCGGCTCCGCTGCCCTGCGCGCCGCCCGCGATCAGGGGATCGAGGTGATCGCGCTATACCGCGGCCTGCCGCACGCCGCGTGGGAGGATGATCTCGGCATCACTGCGGTAAAGCTGGATCTAACTGCGGCAGATGCCACCGAACAGCTGACCCCACTTGTCAGCGAGGCCGGTGCAATCATCCATGCCGCAGCGCATCTGGGTGATGATGCGGCGGCGCACGACCGTGTGACCTTGGGGGGGACGCAAGCTCTGCTTTCTGCGCTGGAAAACTGGCGCGGCACGTTCGTGCTTGTATCTTCCATTGCGGTCTACGATACGGCGGCGCTTGCCTCCGGTGACGCTCTGAACGAAACCTGCGCTCTCACAACCGCCCAGAAAGCCCGTGATGCCTATTCTAAGGCAAAGCTCACACAGGAAGCGCTGGTCCAAGAGGTTATGCCCGATGCCTGGCTGATCCGGCCCGGTGCGGTTTGGGGGGCCGGACGAACGTGGAACGCTTTACTGGGGTTCTGGGCATCAAAGGTTTTCGTGCAGATCGGCAAGGACGGCGCCTTGCCTTTGGTTCATGTTGATCACCTTGGCGAAACCCTGATCCGGGCGGCGCAAAAGGAACCAAAGGGAACGGTGTCGATCAATGTGGTGGACGATGATCTACCTGACCGGAGGCGGTTTGTGTCGGTGCACAAAACTCTGACTGGCTGGCCGAAGTTCGTCCTTCCCATCACCTATGACGTTTGGCTGAAGCTGGCGCGCCTGTTGCGGCCGATATCAGCGGGGCTGCCGGGGTTGTTTCAGGAACCGATTATTCGCGCACGGCTGATGCCGCTGCGCTATCCCAACGCGGCCTTGCGGGCCACATTGGGTGGCAAGGATCACGCCCCATTCGAAGAGATGATGGCACAGAGCATCGCAGGTGAGCCATGA
- a CDS encoding Gfo/Idh/MocA family protein: MKQRLLVLGCGFVADLYMRSLAVMPGIEIAGVFDTDKQRLKHFCSYWNLPLAPTFEALLQSAPGALVLNLTNPGSHFETSRACLGAGHPVYSEKPLATTFPEAKELVDLAISRGLQIASAPCSVLGEAAQTLGQALRNNTAGTPRAIYAELDDGFITQAEYHKWQTESGAPWPYEDEFRVGCTLEHAGYYLAWLISWFGAVRTVVAASAEAVPGKEGHGPHAPDLSVATLFFENGPVTRLTCSFVAPHNHQIQIVGDAGVLSCDEAWDNDAKIRFARRIKLRRRLMESPLKKRIRLKQPTHPKVRKWGAAAMNFMLGPDEMLSALAEGRPGRLSGDFALHLTEVTLAIQNAGEFSGAQTMTTRCDAMEPMPWAQ; this comes from the coding sequence GTGAAACAGCGGCTTCTGGTGCTTGGCTGCGGCTTTGTGGCCGACCTTTATATGCGGTCCTTGGCGGTTATGCCGGGGATCGAGATCGCGGGCGTGTTTGATACCGACAAACAACGGCTCAAACACTTCTGCAGCTACTGGAACCTGCCGCTTGCACCAACGTTTGAAGCATTGTTGCAAAGCGCGCCGGGCGCGCTCGTTCTCAACCTGACAAATCCAGGATCCCACTTTGAAACCAGCCGCGCCTGTCTGGGTGCGGGCCACCCGGTATATTCCGAAAAACCCCTGGCGACGACCTTTCCTGAGGCCAAAGAACTGGTGGATCTTGCCATTAGCCGCGGCTTGCAGATCGCTTCGGCCCCTTGCTCGGTCCTGGGGGAAGCGGCGCAAACTCTTGGTCAGGCTCTTCGCAACAATACCGCAGGCACTCCGCGCGCTATCTATGCCGAGCTGGATGACGGCTTCATCACCCAGGCCGAATACCACAAATGGCAGACGGAGAGCGGCGCGCCTTGGCCTTATGAGGATGAATTCCGGGTTGGCTGTACGCTCGAACACGCAGGCTATTACCTGGCCTGGCTGATCAGCTGGTTCGGAGCGGTCCGCACGGTAGTTGCCGCCAGCGCCGAGGCTGTTCCGGGCAAGGAGGGGCACGGACCGCATGCACCGGATCTGTCGGTGGCGACCCTGTTTTTCGAGAACGGCCCGGTCACGCGACTGACCTGTTCCTTTGTTGCGCCGCACAACCACCAGATCCAGATCGTCGGCGACGCAGGCGTGCTGAGCTGCGATGAAGCCTGGGACAATGATGCGAAAATCCGGTTCGCACGGCGTATCAAACTAAGGCGGCGCCTGATGGAATCGCCGTTGAAGAAGCGGATCCGGCTCAAGCAGCCAACCCATCCCAAGGTTAGGAAATGGGGGGCTGCGGCGATGAATTTCATGCTTGGCCCCGACGAAATGCTATCCGCGCTTGCTGAAGGACGCCCGGGGCGGCTGTCCGGTGATTTCGCCCTGCACCTGACCGAAGTCACGCTGGCCATCCAGAACGCAGGCGAGTTCAGCGGAGCCCAGACCATGACAACCCGCTGCGATGCGATGGAGCCGATGCCATGGGCGCAGTGA
- a CDS encoding gamma-glutamyl kinase encodes MLVFYDERLVLLSVPKTGTTAYQAALRDRADFVVSDPPQLKHAPVFRYNRWFRPMFERVCGVELELAAVMREPISWLGSWYRFRQRPFLDGSPNSTKGISFDDFVRAYCKGDVPKFADVGSQAKFLEPQRNGCAVTHLFRYEDQSALTAFLEERLDMKIATDRQNVSPAMDLALDPKVEAILRRKRAADFELYDSIGD; translated from the coding sequence ATGCTTGTATTTTATGACGAACGGCTGGTTCTTCTTTCGGTTCCGAAAACCGGCACTACGGCCTATCAGGCTGCGCTGCGGGATCGTGCTGATTTCGTGGTCTCCGATCCGCCGCAGCTGAAACATGCCCCTGTGTTCCGCTATAACCGCTGGTTCCGGCCGATGTTCGAACGGGTCTGCGGTGTTGAGCTGGAGCTGGCCGCCGTGATGCGTGAGCCGATCAGCTGGCTGGGCAGCTGGTACCGGTTTCGTCAACGGCCGTTTCTGGATGGGTCCCCGAATTCGACCAAAGGGATCAGTTTCGACGATTTCGTCCGAGCCTATTGCAAAGGCGATGTGCCGAAATTTGCCGATGTGGGAAGTCAGGCTAAGTTCCTGGAGCCACAGCGTAATGGCTGCGCAGTGACGCATCTGTTCAGATATGAAGACCAGTCCGCGCTCACAGCCTTTCTGGAGGAACGGCTTGATATGAAGATCGCAACCGACCGCCAGAACGTCAGCCCCGCCATGGATCTGGCACTAGATCCCAAGGTCGAAGCCATCCTGCGGCGTAAGCGTGCGGCGGATTTCGAACTCTACGACAGCATCGGCGACTAA